A stretch of the Panicum virgatum strain AP13 chromosome 9N, P.virgatum_v5, whole genome shotgun sequence genome encodes the following:
- the LOC120693267 gene encoding uncharacterized protein LOC120693267, which yields MMVPVPVRMPAAALLLSVLITCAEVAAGDGQTICDTAKCGRGTCSEMPGVPLPLFTTSYNCTCDAGWSQPTLFNLPPFPFAPCIIPDCHFDAACYNISLIPKGIPLTDPCVAINCGPGECKRGEGLSYSCVCEQGYVNFLNLTAFPCVKNCVFGMDCSKLLAPPPAPAPSTAPPSGSFSSRRPLQLLLLVSLAMVGQLV from the exons ATGatggtgccggtgccggtgaggatgcctgcggcggcgctgctcctgTCTGTGCTCATCACGTGCGCAGAGGTCGCCGCGGGCGACGGCCAGACGATCTGCGACACCGCCAAGTGCGGCAGGGGCACCTGCAGCGAGATGCCGGGGGTGCCGCTCCCCTTGTTTACCACCTCGTACAACTGCACCTGCGACGCCGGGTGGTCGCAGCCGACGCTCTTCAACCTGCCCCCGTTCCCCTTCGCGCCCTGCATCATCCCCGACTGCCACTTCGACGCGGCCTGCTACAACATCAGCCTGATTCCCAAGGGCATACCCCTCACGGACC CGTGCGTGGCCATCAACTGCGGCCCGGGAGAGTGCAAGCGGGGCGAGGGCTTGAGCTACAGCTGCGTGTGCGAGCAGGGCTACGTCAACTTCCTCAACCTCACCGCCTTCCCCTGCGTCAAGAACT GTGTCTTCGGCATGGACTGCTCGAagctgctcgcgccgccgccggccccggcgccgtCGACCGCGCCGCCATCTG GCTCTTTTTCGTCACGGCGTCCTCTGCAGCTGCTGTTGCTGGTCTCGCTCGCCATGGTTGGACAGCTCGTGTAG